In Papaver somniferum cultivar HN1 chromosome 1, ASM357369v1, whole genome shotgun sequence, a genomic segment contains:
- the LOC113278467 gene encoding bark storage protein A-like isoform X1: MNTHQSVLTPVKRSWCNGMTILNIMVVVIILVVQISSTCCLASSQHQNLVRWNHPKRELLDRINRKGPYIGVVMAYSTEEMALQASGVFIPNCHNPSVDLSGRKFNIGSIKGTKVIYVMSGQRRLNAGITVQILLDVFDIRGIVHYGIAGSANNSLSYGDVSIPKYVAFTGSWNWENLGSKNVDKFTEMKIGNYNLPKEGQNLLGEIAFKPEEFFSVGQPMKEVFWLEVDKTWFNLAAQLKVRKLHNYAWKIYYRYCSIETVACIRQCLEFQRCENATSCLPRVPKVEYGLRGATADIFLDNAAYRNFLFKEFQVSTVDEESSAIVMTAMSSNVPSIVIRGVSDLAGGEGTPVSTFLSSLAAVNTLNVTIKFIELIGASRNTLAK; this comes from the exons ATGAACACCCATCAGTCAGTTTTGACTCCGGTTAAGCGGTCATGGTGCAATGGAATGACAATTTTGAATATCATGGTTGTAGTAATAATACTAGTGGTACAAATCTCTTCAACCTGTTGTTTAGCTTCTTCACAGCACCAGAATCTGGTGAGATGGAATCATCCAAAGCGTGAATTGCTCGACAGAATCAATCGGAAAGGACCTTATATCGGGGTGGTGATGGCTTACTCTACTGAAGAAATGGCTCTTCAAGCTTCTGGTGTGTTCATCCCCAACTGTCACAACCCTTCCGTTGACTTGTCTG GTAGAAAATTCAACATTGGAAGCATTAAAGGGACAAAGGTTATTTACGTCATGTCGGGGCAGCGCAGG TTAAATGCCGGAATCACTGTACAAATCCTTCTGGACGTATTCGATATACGAGGAATTGTTCATTACGGTATAGCAGGGAGTGCTAATAACTCCTTATCTTATGGGGATGTTAGCATTCCAAAATATGTTGCCTTTACGGGTTCCTGGAATTGGGAG AATTTGGGATCAAAAAATGTGGATAAATTTACAGAAATGAAGATTGGAAATTACAATCTTCCGAAAGAGGGACAAAACCTATTGGGGGAAATTGCATTTAAACCGGAGGAATTTTTTTCTGTTGGGCAACCCATGAAAGAAGTGTTTTGGCTTGAAGTAGACAAAACTTGGTTCAACCTTGCAGCACAGCTGAAGGTGAGAAAACTTCACAATTATGCCTGGAAAATCTATTACAGATACTGTTCAATTGAAACAGTTGCTTGCATACGACAGTGTTTGGAATTTCAACGATGTGAGAACGCTACCTCGTGTTTGCCAAGAGTTCCAAAGGTAGAATATGGATTGAGAGGTGCTACAGCTGATATATTCTTAGACAATGCTGCTTAtagaaattttcttttcaaagaaTTCCAAGTCTCAACTGTTGATGAAGAGAGTTCTGCCATAGTAATG ACGGCCATGTCAAGTAACGTTCCATCTATCGTTATTAGAGGGGTATCAGATTTGGCAGGTGGAGAAGGAACACCAGTATCTACATTCCTCAGTTCTTTGGCAGCTGTTAATACTCTTAATGTTACGATCAAGTTCATCGAATTGATTGGAGCATCAAGAAATACTCTTGCAAAATGA
- the LOC113278467 gene encoding bark storage protein A-like isoform X2: protein MNTHQSVLTPVKRSWCNGMTILNIMVVVIILVVQISSTCCLASSQHQNLVRWNHPKRELLDRINRKGPYIGVVMAYSTEEMALQASGVFIPNCHNPSVDLSGRKFNIGSIKGTKVIYVMSGQRRLNAGITVQILLDVFDIRGIVHYGIAGSANNSLSYGDVSIPKYVAFTGSWNWENLGSKNVDKFTEMKIGNYNLPKEGQNLLGEIAFKPEEFFSVGQPMKEVFWLEVDKTWFNLAAQLKCLEFQRCENATSCLPRVPKVEYGLRGATADIFLDNAAYRNFLFKEFQVSTVDEESSAIVMTAMSSNVPSIVIRGVSDLAGGEGTPVSTFLSSLAAVNTLNVTIKFIELIGASRNTLAK from the exons ATGAACACCCATCAGTCAGTTTTGACTCCGGTTAAGCGGTCATGGTGCAATGGAATGACAATTTTGAATATCATGGTTGTAGTAATAATACTAGTGGTACAAATCTCTTCAACCTGTTGTTTAGCTTCTTCACAGCACCAGAATCTGGTGAGATGGAATCATCCAAAGCGTGAATTGCTCGACAGAATCAATCGGAAAGGACCTTATATCGGGGTGGTGATGGCTTACTCTACTGAAGAAATGGCTCTTCAAGCTTCTGGTGTGTTCATCCCCAACTGTCACAACCCTTCCGTTGACTTGTCTG GTAGAAAATTCAACATTGGAAGCATTAAAGGGACAAAGGTTATTTACGTCATGTCGGGGCAGCGCAGG TTAAATGCCGGAATCACTGTACAAATCCTTCTGGACGTATTCGATATACGAGGAATTGTTCATTACGGTATAGCAGGGAGTGCTAATAACTCCTTATCTTATGGGGATGTTAGCATTCCAAAATATGTTGCCTTTACGGGTTCCTGGAATTGGGAG AATTTGGGATCAAAAAATGTGGATAAATTTACAGAAATGAAGATTGGAAATTACAATCTTCCGAAAGAGGGACAAAACCTATTGGGGGAAATTGCATTTAAACCGGAGGAATTTTTTTCTGTTGGGCAACCCATGAAAGAAGTGTTTTGGCTTGAAGTAGACAAAACTTGGTTCAACCTTGCAGCACAGCTGAAG TGTTTGGAATTTCAACGATGTGAGAACGCTACCTCGTGTTTGCCAAGAGTTCCAAAGGTAGAATATGGATTGAGAGGTGCTACAGCTGATATATTCTTAGACAATGCTGCTTAtagaaattttcttttcaaagaaTTCCAAGTCTCAACTGTTGATGAAGAGAGTTCTGCCATAGTAATG ACGGCCATGTCAAGTAACGTTCCATCTATCGTTATTAGAGGGGTATCAGATTTGGCAGGTGGAGAAGGAACACCAGTATCTACATTCCTCAGTTCTTTGGCAGCTGTTAATACTCTTAATGTTACGATCAAGTTCATCGAATTGATTGGAGCATCAAGAAATACTCTTGCAAAATGA